A stretch of Henckelia pumila isolate YLH828 chromosome 4, ASM3356847v2, whole genome shotgun sequence DNA encodes these proteins:
- the LOC140867548 gene encoding uncharacterized protein, translated as MKIERIKVIIREELLQTVEEIGCSRLQIIPIGVIHMISGGSTDGDSGRARKAHGRRLENFEVSSQLSCPTDPNISFGREDLKDVVLPHNDPLLVTLTIANYDVARIFVDTGSSVNIIFKETLDQMKLEGFELDPITTELYGFTGHALQPLG; from the coding sequence ATGAAGATAGAGAGAATCAAAGTGATCATCAGGGAAGAGCTCCTCCAAACGGTCGAGGAGATAGGGTGCAGCAGATTGCAAATCATCCCGATCGGGGTTATCCATATGATCTCCGGGGGTAGTACGGATGGAGATTCGGGAAGGGCTCGCAAAGCTCACGGGCGTAGGttggaaaattttgaggtaaGTTCGCAACTCAGCTGTCCCACTGACCCGAACATCAGTTTCGGAAGGGAAGATTTAAAGGATGTGGTGCTACCTCATAATGATCCCCTACTGGTCACCTTGACCATAGCCAATTATGACGTGGCTCGTATCTTTGTGGATACTGGGAGCTCAGTAAACATTATCTTTAAAGAAACTCTGGACCAAATGAAATTGGAAGGATTTGAATTGGATCCAATCACCACAGAGTTGTATGGGTTCACGGGTCATGCTCTGCAACCATTGGGATAG
- the LOC140860103 gene encoding uncharacterized protein isoform X1: MHRTHRFFIKEVMDTHEKFDHQESSDSLVVGQSISNFPIPSKSPPSDAKIRLQSEHGKGEKYCVDLSENVTQENVMEEDLTYQITSKAEEIGSCSSLENLGHSTNESSAFHCHYPLTHSETDIDGLRPPEEWNAKHLNRQIPVIKECDSPSTEKIDKNNVIHDPRISIKSLPRTLLQNEETSSSQKEILCVRESPEEKYFYYEKPLHEETGMWIPVSVPPMSESEHEEWTKGVCSNGGFMPEGELGWDQTIGAEKELTMWDVVVEMLLVARGKVTALASGDATLISCISAHVIGQAWKEMAQTLTEANFSNTQEILESEPPKWLPDSVASSCMLCSVRFHPIMCTRHHCRFCGGIFCSECTKGRSLLPEKFRTRDPQRVCDVCCVRLEYVQPYLMDLVSRAAQLPTHDLTDLSTLRSWVNFPWGQSMEHEIYKATNTIRSYSKVGSLGPEKKIPGSILQDALGFAIITVVKVGMMVTYNIGTGLVIARREDGLWSPPSAISSFGVGWGAQAGGELTDFIIVLRTNDAVKTFCSDTHLSIGAGLSAAVGIIGRTAEADIRAGPSGLAACYTYSCSKGAFIGCSLEGSVVTTRARENSRFYGNQFINASEILCGSLPRPPAAATLYRALDEMYTQIGR, translated from the exons ATGCATAGAACTCACCGCTTTTTTATCAAGGAAGTAATGGATacccatgagaaatttgatCATCAAGAATCCTCAGACTCCCTGGTAGTTGGACAATCCATTTCTAACTTTCCAATACCGAGCAAAAGCCCACCGAGTGATGCAAAAATTCGCCTTCAGAGCGAGCATGGCAAAGGGGAAAAGTATTGTGTCGATTTGTCTGAGAATGTAACCCAGGAAAACGTTATGGAGGAGGATTTAACTTACCAAATCACGTCTAAAGCTGAAGAGATTGGTTCTTGTTCCTCATTGGAAAATTTAGGGCATTCAACTAATGAAAGTAGTGCTTTTCACTGCCACTACCCACTCACTCATTCCGAGACTGATATAGACGGCCTACGTCCCCCTGAGGAGTGGAATGCCAAGCACCTAAATCGGCAGATACCTGTGATCAAGGAATGTGATTCTCCCTCAACTGAAAAGATTGACAAAAATAATGTGATTCATGATCCTCGAATTTCAATTAAAAGCCTTCCTAGAACACTACTTCAAAATGAAGAAACTAGTAGCTCCCAGAAGGAAATCTTGTGTGTAAGGGAGAGTCCAGAAGAGAAGTACTTTTATTATGAAAAGCCTCTTCATGAAGAAACTGGGATGTGGATACCTGTTTCCGTTCCTCCAATGTCAGAAAGTGAGCATGAAGAATGGACGAAAGGTGTTTGTTCAAATGGTGGATTTATGCCTGAAGGAGAATTGGGTTGGGATCAGACCATTGGGGCAGAAAAAGAACTGACCATGTGGGATGTGGTAGTTGAGATGCTACTTGTGGCACGCGGGAAAGTGACTGCTCTAGCTTCAGGGGATGCTACCCTAATTTCATGTATATCGGCCCACGTGATTGGGCAAGCTTGGAAAGAGATGGCTCAAACTCTCACAGAAGCTAATTTCAGTAATACTCAAGAAATTCTTGAATCTGAACCACCAAAATGGTTGCCAGATAGTGTAGCTTCTTCCTGTATGCTTTGTAGTGTGCGATTTCACCCAATCATGTGTACTAGGCATCACTGTCGGTTTTGTGGAGGAATCTTTTGCAGTGAGTGTACGAAAGGAAGGAGCTTATTACCTGAGAAGTTTCGCACCAGGGATCCCCAACGAGTGTGTGATGTATGTTGTGTGCGCCTAGAATATGTGCAGCCATACTTGATGGATCTTGTTAGTCGTGCTGCACAGCTGCCAACACATGATCTGACGGACTTAAGCACTTTAAGATCCTGGGTAAATTTTCCATGGGGACAGTCAATGGAGCATGAAATTTACAAGGCCACGAACACCATTCGCAGTTACAGTAAG GTTGGTTCCTTGGGACCAGAGAAGAAAATTCCAGGATCCATATTGCAAGATGCTTTAGGTTTTGCAATAATTACAGTTGTGAAAGTTGGAATGATGGTTACATATAATATTGGAACGGGTCTGGTGATTGCTCGTCGGGAGGATGGCTTATGGTCACCACCATCTGCCATTTCTTCATTTGGTGTAGGATGGGGAGCTCAG GCTGGTGGAGAGTTGACGGACTTCATCATTGTACTGAGGACAAATGATGCTGTAAAAACCTTTTGTAGTGATACACATCTTTCAATTGGAGCTGGTCTGAGTGCAGCAGTAGGGATTATTGGGCGCACTGCAGAAGCTGATATAAGAGCTGGTCCTAGTGGACTTGCTGCTTGTTATACATATAGCTGTAGTAAAG GTGCTTTTATCGGTTGTTCTTTGGAAGGGAGTGTTGTCACAACTCGTGCACGAGAAAATTCAAGGTTTTACGGTAACCAGTTTATAAATGCTTCGGAAATTCTTTGTGGTTCATTACCCCGACCACCTGCTGCCGCCACACTTTATCGTGCCTTAGATGAGATGTATACGCAGATTGGAAGGTGA
- the LOC140860103 gene encoding uncharacterized protein isoform X2: protein MDTHEKFDHQESSDSLVVGQSISNFPIPSKSPPSDAKIRLQSEHGKGEKYCVDLSENVTQENVMEEDLTYQITSKAEEIGSCSSLENLGHSTNESSAFHCHYPLTHSETDIDGLRPPEEWNAKHLNRQIPVIKECDSPSTEKIDKNNVIHDPRISIKSLPRTLLQNEETSSSQKEILCVRESPEEKYFYYEKPLHEETGMWIPVSVPPMSESEHEEWTKGVCSNGGFMPEGELGWDQTIGAEKELTMWDVVVEMLLVARGKVTALASGDATLISCISAHVIGQAWKEMAQTLTEANFSNTQEILESEPPKWLPDSVASSCMLCSVRFHPIMCTRHHCRFCGGIFCSECTKGRSLLPEKFRTRDPQRVCDVCCVRLEYVQPYLMDLVSRAAQLPTHDLTDLSTLRSWVNFPWGQSMEHEIYKATNTIRSYSKVGSLGPEKKIPGSILQDALGFAIITVVKVGMMVTYNIGTGLVIARREDGLWSPPSAISSFGVGWGAQAGGELTDFIIVLRTNDAVKTFCSDTHLSIGAGLSAAVGIIGRTAEADIRAGPSGLAACYTYSCSKGAFIGCSLEGSVVTTRARENSRFYGNQFINASEILCGSLPRPPAAATLYRALDEMYTQIGR from the exons ATGGATacccatgagaaatttgatCATCAAGAATCCTCAGACTCCCTGGTAGTTGGACAATCCATTTCTAACTTTCCAATACCGAGCAAAAGCCCACCGAGTGATGCAAAAATTCGCCTTCAGAGCGAGCATGGCAAAGGGGAAAAGTATTGTGTCGATTTGTCTGAGAATGTAACCCAGGAAAACGTTATGGAGGAGGATTTAACTTACCAAATCACGTCTAAAGCTGAAGAGATTGGTTCTTGTTCCTCATTGGAAAATTTAGGGCATTCAACTAATGAAAGTAGTGCTTTTCACTGCCACTACCCACTCACTCATTCCGAGACTGATATAGACGGCCTACGTCCCCCTGAGGAGTGGAATGCCAAGCACCTAAATCGGCAGATACCTGTGATCAAGGAATGTGATTCTCCCTCAACTGAAAAGATTGACAAAAATAATGTGATTCATGATCCTCGAATTTCAATTAAAAGCCTTCCTAGAACACTACTTCAAAATGAAGAAACTAGTAGCTCCCAGAAGGAAATCTTGTGTGTAAGGGAGAGTCCAGAAGAGAAGTACTTTTATTATGAAAAGCCTCTTCATGAAGAAACTGGGATGTGGATACCTGTTTCCGTTCCTCCAATGTCAGAAAGTGAGCATGAAGAATGGACGAAAGGTGTTTGTTCAAATGGTGGATTTATGCCTGAAGGAGAATTGGGTTGGGATCAGACCATTGGGGCAGAAAAAGAACTGACCATGTGGGATGTGGTAGTTGAGATGCTACTTGTGGCACGCGGGAAAGTGACTGCTCTAGCTTCAGGGGATGCTACCCTAATTTCATGTATATCGGCCCACGTGATTGGGCAAGCTTGGAAAGAGATGGCTCAAACTCTCACAGAAGCTAATTTCAGTAATACTCAAGAAATTCTTGAATCTGAACCACCAAAATGGTTGCCAGATAGTGTAGCTTCTTCCTGTATGCTTTGTAGTGTGCGATTTCACCCAATCATGTGTACTAGGCATCACTGTCGGTTTTGTGGAGGAATCTTTTGCAGTGAGTGTACGAAAGGAAGGAGCTTATTACCTGAGAAGTTTCGCACCAGGGATCCCCAACGAGTGTGTGATGTATGTTGTGTGCGCCTAGAATATGTGCAGCCATACTTGATGGATCTTGTTAGTCGTGCTGCACAGCTGCCAACACATGATCTGACGGACTTAAGCACTTTAAGATCCTGGGTAAATTTTCCATGGGGACAGTCAATGGAGCATGAAATTTACAAGGCCACGAACACCATTCGCAGTTACAGTAAG GTTGGTTCCTTGGGACCAGAGAAGAAAATTCCAGGATCCATATTGCAAGATGCTTTAGGTTTTGCAATAATTACAGTTGTGAAAGTTGGAATGATGGTTACATATAATATTGGAACGGGTCTGGTGATTGCTCGTCGGGAGGATGGCTTATGGTCACCACCATCTGCCATTTCTTCATTTGGTGTAGGATGGGGAGCTCAG GCTGGTGGAGAGTTGACGGACTTCATCATTGTACTGAGGACAAATGATGCTGTAAAAACCTTTTGTAGTGATACACATCTTTCAATTGGAGCTGGTCTGAGTGCAGCAGTAGGGATTATTGGGCGCACTGCAGAAGCTGATATAAGAGCTGGTCCTAGTGGACTTGCTGCTTGTTATACATATAGCTGTAGTAAAG GTGCTTTTATCGGTTGTTCTTTGGAAGGGAGTGTTGTCACAACTCGTGCACGAGAAAATTCAAGGTTTTACGGTAACCAGTTTATAAATGCTTCGGAAATTCTTTGTGGTTCATTACCCCGACCACCTGCTGCCGCCACACTTTATCGTGCCTTAGATGAGATGTATACGCAGATTGGAAGGTGA
- the LOC140867328 gene encoding uncharacterized protein — protein sequence MTQSLTTARKAVKKNCFQKHRINVLITGCFEFSSGLGQFLAKSSDIRSAMCSGEREGLVCDALSVDPLSRCCTGKGDQFSLDAILFHSVATHTSIVFHAA from the exons ATGACACAAAGTCTTACAACTGCAAGAAAAGCAGTGAAAAAGAATTGTTTCCAGAAGCATCGAATTAATGTTCTAATAACAGGGTGCTTCGAGTTTTCCTCAGGCTTAGGCCAATTTCTCGCAAAGAGCTCCGACATTCGTTCGGCTATGTGTTCCGGTGAAAGGGAAG GCCTTGTATGCGATGCACTATCTGTTGACCCACTGTCTCGCTGTTGCACAGGAAAAGGAGATCAATTTTCTT TGGATGCAATCTTGTTTCATAGTGTTGCAACTCATACGAGTATTGTGTTTCATGCTGCTTGA